From Polynucleobacter difficilis, a single genomic window includes:
- the glnE gene encoding bifunctional [glutamate--ammonia ligase]-adenylyl-L-tyrosine phosphorylase/[glutamate--ammonia-ligase] adenylyltransferase, with protein sequence MASFDHQVDFLQRHSVFASRWLQARPDWAPWLAEHQGQPVNLAAIKTLLEPAQRIAAEPELDEMKLMTELRLARQKLMLYLGLRDLSGQAPLAEVTEALSVFAEQTVAIALEAIRTDLKVRFGIPWSSEANCEVPLMVVGMGKLGGYELNLSSDIDLIFLYEYEGDTQGGERSLSNHEWFTRMGKRLIKIISEHDANGFVFRVDMRLRPNGDSGPLVCSLDMLEVYLTVQGREWERYAWIKGRLIYPLAGSANHGRCEKALDQLIRPFVYRRHLDYGVIAAIRDLHTQIQREAEKRSANRHGRSHDIKLGRGGIREIEFLAQMFQLMRGGTDPRLRIRPTLQVLQLLAQQNLLPENEVHDLIEAYIFLRRLEHRIQLWEDQQTHYFPEETESRARLAEAMAGQSESQLSMFLEELTRHQDRVARLFEKAFVLDDKTRLDTESVTSDWQPNGERYPEACQRWQTWLESSKQRSLPEKSRHIFNNLICKAAEQLEQDAISPALADQTLLRFFDLLEAIARRSAYLSILAEYPSALHNILALLQASQWGASYLSRHPHLLDYLLATRSESELVNHPEAYWKGIKADLDMRLDDALADGDGAAEHAMDILRVTHHTETFITLLADLGIGIAKPLSVEAVSDRLSALADLILQASFERIWPGVAKKFDLDLTLPSFAVIAYGKLGGKELGYASDLDLVFLYDEKEAGADGVHFPAQEVFSLLAKRMINWLTTHTAAGTLFEIDTRLRPNGSAGFLVTSLDSFRKYQFREGDNAAWVWEHQALTRARFAAGNLQVAPQFDAIRSDVLSQVRDVTALRSEILSMRRKVHAGHPNPSTQFDLKHDAGGMVDIEFIVQFLILAYAHQHPALIGNLGNIALLGIASNAGLIPNESAVAVADAYRLLREQQHRLRLDGAEKTRVDLSLHPDLLQARTAVSALWGSIFQDTSNE encoded by the coding sequence ATGGCCTCGTTTGATCATCAAGTCGACTTTTTACAACGGCATTCTGTATTTGCTAGCCGCTGGTTGCAGGCGCGTCCTGACTGGGCCCCGTGGCTTGCCGAGCATCAAGGTCAGCCGGTTAATTTGGCCGCGATTAAGACCTTGCTCGAGCCAGCGCAACGCATCGCTGCCGAGCCAGAATTAGACGAAATGAAGCTCATGACGGAGTTGCGCCTTGCCCGTCAGAAATTAATGCTGTACTTGGGCTTGCGTGACCTCAGCGGGCAAGCCCCATTGGCTGAGGTGACGGAGGCACTGAGTGTATTTGCTGAGCAAACCGTCGCAATAGCCCTGGAGGCGATTCGCACCGATTTGAAGGTACGCTTTGGTATTCCATGGTCCTCAGAAGCCAATTGTGAGGTCCCGCTGATGGTGGTAGGGATGGGCAAGCTCGGTGGCTATGAACTGAACTTGTCGTCAGACATCGATTTAATTTTTCTCTATGAGTACGAAGGCGACACCCAAGGCGGTGAAAGAAGCCTGTCGAATCACGAGTGGTTTACTCGGATGGGTAAACGTTTAATTAAGATCATCTCTGAGCACGATGCCAATGGCTTTGTCTTCCGGGTGGATATGCGTTTAAGGCCCAATGGCGACTCTGGTCCCCTAGTATGCAGCTTGGATATGCTTGAGGTGTATCTAACTGTTCAAGGCCGGGAGTGGGAGCGTTATGCCTGGATCAAAGGGCGACTCATTTATCCGCTAGCAGGCTCGGCCAACCATGGGCGCTGCGAAAAAGCATTGGACCAGCTCATCCGTCCGTTTGTTTATCGGCGCCACTTGGATTACGGCGTGATTGCGGCGATTCGGGATTTGCACACGCAGATACAGCGTGAAGCAGAAAAACGCAGCGCCAATCGCCATGGCAGATCCCACGACATCAAGCTGGGACGAGGCGGTATTCGTGAAATTGAATTTCTAGCGCAAATGTTTCAATTGATGCGCGGCGGTACGGATCCGCGCCTTCGAATTAGACCGACCTTGCAAGTGTTGCAGTTGTTAGCCCAGCAGAATCTGTTGCCAGAGAATGAGGTGCATGATTTAATCGAGGCCTATATTTTTCTCCGTCGCCTCGAGCACCGCATTCAGTTATGGGAAGACCAGCAAACCCACTATTTCCCCGAAGAGACCGAGTCTCGAGCCCGACTGGCCGAGGCCATGGCTGGGCAGTCCGAGTCCCAATTATCGATGTTTCTAGAAGAGCTCACTCGCCACCAAGATCGGGTCGCACGCTTATTTGAAAAAGCCTTTGTGCTGGACGATAAAACACGCCTTGATACCGAATCCGTTACGTCCGATTGGCAGCCCAATGGCGAGCGCTATCCAGAAGCCTGCCAGCGTTGGCAGACTTGGCTCGAAAGTTCAAAACAGCGCAGCTTGCCAGAAAAAAGTCGACACATCTTTAATAATTTAATTTGCAAGGCGGCAGAGCAGTTAGAGCAAGACGCCATCAGCCCTGCTTTGGCAGACCAAACCTTACTGCGCTTCTTTGATTTATTGGAGGCGATTGCGCGGCGTAGCGCATACCTGTCCATATTGGCCGAGTACCCCAGTGCCTTGCATAATATTTTGGCTTTATTGCAGGCATCTCAATGGGGCGCAAGCTACTTAAGTCGCCACCCCCATTTGCTGGATTACTTACTTGCTACGCGTTCTGAATCCGAACTCGTAAATCACCCGGAGGCCTATTGGAAGGGCATTAAGGCTGATTTAGATATGCGCCTCGATGACGCTCTCGCAGATGGCGATGGCGCAGCTGAGCACGCCATGGATATCTTGCGGGTGACCCACCATACCGAAACCTTCATTACGCTGTTGGCCGATTTGGGAATAGGTATTGCCAAGCCGTTGAGCGTTGAGGCGGTAAGCGATCGCCTATCTGCCTTGGCTGATTTAATTCTGCAGGCGAGCTTTGAGCGGATTTGGCCGGGCGTGGCCAAGAAATTTGATTTAGATCTGACCCTTCCATCGTTTGCCGTGATTGCGTATGGCAAATTGGGCGGCAAGGAATTGGGCTACGCGTCGGATTTGGATTTGGTTTTTCTATACGATGAAAAAGAAGCTGGAGCCGATGGGGTTCATTTTCCGGCGCAAGAGGTTTTCTCCTTGCTGGCCAAACGCATGATTAATTGGTTGACCACGCATACGGCTGCAGGCACCCTTTTTGAAATCGATACCCGCTTGCGGCCTAATGGCTCTGCAGGATTTTTGGTGACGAGCCTGGATTCATTTCGCAAGTATCAATTTCGGGAGGGCGACAATGCTGCTTGGGTCTGGGAGCATCAGGCCTTAACGCGCGCCCGATTTGCTGCCGGCAATCTCCAGGTGGCACCGCAATTTGATGCCATTCGATCCGATGTGCTGAGCCAGGTACGCGATGTCACTGCTTTGCGCTCAGAGATTTTGAGTATGCGTCGTAAGGTCCATGCTGGGCACCCTAACCCCAGCACCCAGTTTGACCTCAAGCACGATGCCGGCGGTATGGTCGATATTGAGTTCATCGTGCAATTTCTGATATTGGCTTATGCACACCAGCATCCTGCGCTGATTGGTAATTTGGGGAACATTGCATTGTTAGGCATTGCTTCAAATGCAGGATTGATTCCCAATGAATCTGCTGTTGCAGTAGCCGATGCGTACCGCTTGCTGCGCGAACAGCAGCACCGATTGCGCTTGGATGGGGCCGAGAAAACCCGAGTTGATTTAAGTTTGCACCCCGACTTACTGCAGGCACGCACCGCAGTCAGTGCTTTGTGGGGATCCATTTTTCAAGATACATCAAACGAATAA
- a CDS encoding YhdP family protein — protein sequence MFGNSSLGPLLRSMKSGIAQLHWSRWTVRLLKVIAVVAALAVALHFGVRYLVWPQIEKSKPTLEKLIGSRLGVTVTMDDVRVTWDGLRPEFEIDGLRFYDQNASKVSGPTKILPALAIQSISGELSLLSFYHLAPYFEKLVISNAELTAERSQAGVISIAGIALDPNESGHAGSDWLLAQNAIQLSNAVIHWRDREKKKLDTDVRIESLLISNGLRDHLIDVVAYLPSNPSPLRLSADFKHGLGGEPGNWRNWNGQFTWDFKGLNLNRLALDFKLPLPMLEGILESRGFVSLNKGRLNGGDASLFADDLRVQFKQERDLLEFGRLEAEIQETSKGKVVSVTSKKLAWRDFGSPKNSPLKQLSPMSFYWTPTKTGEEIRDFGFSSPRISVDDATLFALNLPLPNKLHRIIASSKASGLLENVDIQWSEKSSALPLPKTWLPNANLALSIKADLSNFRFLGPRTVLPSVTNLTGRLETNEKQGSLILNSPNLELDISGFLVDPKLKLETAKGRIDWQKIKGQWQISGKDVAFSNPDVSASLTANYLFGDPKQADVLTLNMQFERATLTQVHRYLPVEMDRDARTYLSKAFAAGEIQQGSLSIKGDPNQIPYSAKYPGEFTLNLPIKNTTFNPVPTLPVSQGSWPAFTNISGAVMMQEAMLKVQVDKANYQNVLLQSVKATINDINAPNSDLKVTGSASGDLKELLDYIKPTPILQKRPSIAKLLSVGGPADLSVELAIPLSGTKDPDLDIRLTLLGNQIQWSDFPPLANAKGSLRIQDDFPMPETLRAELMGGELQLTSQPAKGAEKLVTIAGGINTNELKKHLVDKSDSTFAPVLNAMTGKISYDGQVRIDKSNIDSNIRFNLNSFGLNAPEPLNKIINTPLTARLNLKSNSDPKSGGSMLSWSGQIGERIFMQGSSATGSAMRQAYGIGMPANLPQNGIAFGINTNELDLDAWYAFLKPSPAMDAATKKGGEPLPSQYADGHLPLEITAQVKKLTLLNRLWSDLQLTANQKDAQLQLQLTSPQVAGKIQWQPKKKIDIAGQLSGKLSALRIPEKIEPAATISSATKKQEKLQVSVSELPNINVAIDDFQYGDKSLGKVSLKATRSPTALIINNLQVTNPQDAATLSGVWRGSDGTQQERTEIDVTMAIADLGPIAARWGNPKSIEGGEGNISGKLAWNGSVLEPQLATLSGKINVALEKGRLLKVDTTAAKLFSVLSLQSLLRFATLDLQGSLGTVVSQGTAFKTITGDFVVNNGIAKTDNFLMQLDQARVAMAGSIDAPKENQDLRITVFPSIDATSGALAVFAINPIAGLGALIGQYLVTNRINKAMQSDYLVQGSWTDPEIIPLNQQGQPLDPKVLDGIRAKGLLKEQTKPSAPTPNAPAPASTQSVIESFAGSGVIATPN from the coding sequence ATGTTTGGAAACTCTTCCCTCGGACCCTTGCTGCGCAGCATGAAAAGCGGCATTGCTCAGCTCCATTGGTCGCGCTGGACAGTCCGCCTCCTCAAGGTAATCGCTGTCGTTGCTGCACTTGCAGTGGCACTGCATTTTGGGGTTCGCTATCTTGTTTGGCCGCAGATTGAAAAATCCAAGCCCACCTTAGAAAAGCTCATCGGATCCCGACTGGGTGTTACGGTCACGATGGATGATGTGCGCGTCACCTGGGATGGCCTGCGGCCTGAATTTGAAATCGATGGGTTGCGGTTCTATGATCAGAATGCGAGCAAGGTCAGTGGCCCAACGAAAATTTTGCCTGCACTGGCAATTCAATCCATATCGGGCGAACTCAGCCTCCTGTCCTTTTATCACCTTGCTCCGTATTTTGAAAAGTTGGTTATCAGCAATGCCGAACTCACGGCGGAGCGCAGTCAGGCCGGGGTTATTTCGATTGCCGGTATTGCACTCGATCCAAACGAAAGCGGTCATGCTGGTAGTGATTGGCTCTTGGCGCAAAACGCGATTCAGTTAAGCAATGCAGTGATTCATTGGCGGGATCGCGAAAAGAAAAAATTAGATACCGATGTTCGCATCGAGTCCCTCTTGATCTCGAATGGCCTTCGGGATCACCTGATTGATGTGGTGGCTTATCTGCCCAGTAATCCAAGCCCATTGCGCTTAAGCGCAGACTTTAAACACGGGCTTGGTGGCGAGCCCGGTAATTGGCGCAACTGGAACGGGCAATTTACCTGGGACTTTAAGGGGCTCAACCTCAATCGCTTGGCGCTCGACTTTAAGCTACCACTGCCCATGCTCGAAGGCATTCTAGAGTCACGTGGTTTTGTAAGTCTTAATAAAGGCAGACTAAATGGTGGTGATGCCTCACTCTTTGCAGATGACTTACGCGTTCAATTTAAACAGGAGCGCGATCTGTTGGAGTTTGGTCGACTCGAGGCAGAAATTCAGGAAACCTCCAAAGGAAAAGTGGTTTCAGTAACGAGTAAAAAATTAGCGTGGCGGGATTTTGGGAGTCCTAAAAATTCCCCTCTGAAACAATTAAGTCCGATGTCGTTTTATTGGACTCCGACCAAAACCGGTGAAGAAATTCGGGATTTTGGATTTTCATCCCCCCGAATCAGCGTCGATGACGCCACTTTGTTTGCGCTCAATCTACCGCTACCCAACAAACTGCATCGCATCATCGCCAGCTCAAAGGCAAGCGGACTGCTCGAGAACGTCGATATCCAGTGGTCTGAAAAATCATCCGCCCTGCCACTACCTAAAACCTGGTTACCGAATGCCAATTTGGCCCTATCGATCAAGGCAGATTTAAGCAACTTTCGCTTCCTCGGACCGCGCACTGTTTTACCGAGCGTGACCAACTTAACGGGCCGGCTGGAGACCAATGAAAAACAGGGCAGCCTGATATTGAACTCCCCCAATCTCGAGCTCGATATCAGCGGCTTTTTGGTAGACCCAAAACTCAAGCTGGAAACAGCAAAAGGCCGGATTGATTGGCAAAAGATAAAGGGGCAATGGCAAATCAGCGGGAAAGATGTGGCATTCAGCAACCCCGATGTCAGCGCATCTCTGACTGCCAACTACCTCTTTGGCGACCCCAAGCAAGCGGACGTGCTTACCCTGAATATGCAATTTGAGCGCGCCACGCTGACCCAAGTGCATCGGTATCTTCCGGTCGAGATGGATCGCGATGCGCGCACCTACTTGAGTAAGGCATTTGCTGCTGGCGAGATTCAACAAGGTAGCTTATCGATCAAAGGGGACCCCAATCAAATTCCCTACTCTGCGAAATACCCAGGCGAGTTCACGCTTAATCTGCCAATAAAAAATACCACCTTCAATCCTGTTCCAACGCTTCCCGTCAGTCAAGGTAGCTGGCCAGCATTTACCAATATCAGCGGCGCAGTGATGATGCAGGAGGCGATGCTGAAAGTGCAAGTGGACAAGGCAAATTACCAAAATGTTCTCTTGCAATCGGTTAAGGCCACGATCAATGACATCAACGCTCCCAATTCAGATCTAAAAGTAACGGGCTCCGCTAGCGGCGACCTGAAGGAGTTACTGGACTACATCAAACCTACCCCTATTTTGCAAAAGCGTCCCTCGATTGCGAAATTACTCAGTGTCGGCGGCCCTGCGGATTTAAGTGTGGAGTTAGCCATTCCCCTATCGGGTACAAAAGATCCCGATCTCGATATTCGTTTAACTTTATTGGGCAATCAAATACAGTGGTCCGACTTTCCACCGCTGGCCAATGCCAAAGGCAGTCTACGAATACAAGATGACTTTCCGATGCCAGAAACGCTCCGTGCTGAACTCATGGGCGGCGAGCTCCAATTGACAAGTCAGCCAGCAAAAGGAGCCGAAAAGCTAGTGACGATTGCTGGCGGCATCAATACCAATGAACTCAAAAAACATCTGGTAGATAAAAGTGATTCGACCTTTGCTCCTGTCTTAAATGCAATGACAGGCAAGATTAGCTATGACGGTCAGGTCCGTATAGACAAATCCAATATCGATAGCAATATCCGCTTCAATCTGAATTCATTTGGTTTGAACGCCCCAGAACCCTTAAACAAGATAATCAACACCCCACTCACTGCTCGCTTGAACTTAAAAAGCAACTCAGATCCAAAAAGTGGGGGGAGCATGCTGAGTTGGTCCGGCCAAATTGGTGAGCGTATTTTTATGCAGGGCAGCTCTGCTACCGGAAGTGCAATGCGGCAAGCCTATGGGATTGGAATGCCGGCTAACCTGCCTCAGAATGGTATTGCTTTTGGGATCAACACCAATGAACTTGATCTCGATGCCTGGTATGCATTTTTAAAACCAAGCCCAGCAATGGATGCGGCAACAAAAAAAGGGGGTGAGCCTCTCCCATCCCAATATGCCGACGGTCATTTGCCGCTTGAAATCACTGCCCAGGTGAAAAAATTAACCCTACTCAATCGCCTTTGGTCTGACCTGCAATTAACTGCAAATCAAAAAGACGCGCAACTGCAGTTGCAACTCACATCACCACAGGTAGCAGGAAAAATTCAGTGGCAGCCTAAGAAAAAAATAGATATTGCGGGGCAGCTGAGCGGCAAGCTAAGTGCCCTGCGCATTCCGGAAAAAATCGAGCCTGCCGCCACCATCAGCTCAGCAACCAAGAAACAGGAGAAGCTCCAAGTATCGGTTAGTGAATTACCCAACATCAATGTGGCCATTGATGACTTTCAATATGGCGACAAGTCCCTTGGTAAGGTCAGCCTTAAAGCGACTCGCTCACCCACCGCCTTGATTATTAATAATCTGCAAGTTACTAATCCGCAAGACGCTGCTACTCTTAGCGGGGTATGGCGCGGCAGCGATGGTACTCAACAAGAGCGTACTGAGATTGATGTCACGATGGCGATTGCAGATCTTGGCCCGATTGCAGCCCGTTGGGGTAACCCCAAGTCAATTGAAGGTGGCGAAGGCAACATTAGCGGAAAATTAGCATGGAATGGCTCGGTATTGGAGCCCCAACTTGCCACGCTGAGCGGCAAGATCAATGTTGCACTCGAAAAAGGCCGCCTCCTAAAGGTCGACACCACTGCCGCTAAATTGTTTAGCGTGCTCAGTCTACAAAGCCTCTTACGCTTTGCGACCCTAGACTTGCAAGGCAGTCTTGGAACAGTGGTGTCGCAAGGCACTGCCTTTAAAACCATTACGGGTGATTTTGTAGTCAACAACGGCATTGCCAAAACCGATAATTTTTTAATGCAACTCGATCAGGCCCGTGTTGCAATGGCTGGCTCTATTGATGCCCCAAAAGAAAATCAGGATTTGCGCATTACGGTTTTTCCTAGCATTGATGCAACCTCGGGCGCTTTGGCGGTATTTGCGATTAATCCAATTGCTGGGCTAGGCGCCTTGATTGGCCAATACTTGGTAACGAATCGAATCAATAAGGCAATGCAGTCCGATTATTTAGTGCAAGGTTCCTGGACGGATCCAGAAATTATTCCCCTCAACCAGCAGGGTCAGCCCTTAGATCCCAAGGTGCTCGATGGTATTCGTGCGAAGGGCTTACTCAAAGAACAGACTAAGCCAAGCGCGCCCACTCCAAATGCCCCTGCACCCGCCAGCACACAAAGTGTCATTGAGTCCTTCGCCGGTTCTGGTGTAATCGCCACCCCCAATTAA
- a CDS encoding carbon-nitrogen hydrolase family protein produces MSELRVCSIQMVSTPVLAENLDRAAYWVAEAAATGAKLVLLPEYFCLMGLADTDKVKAREKLGHGPIQERLSSLAKQHGVFLVAGTIPLECSDPNKVLNTSLVFNPDGTQIARYDKIHLFGFQTNEERYQESETIAPGDQPGSVSISVDGVEWRFGLSICYDLRFPELYRAIGLVDCHLIPAAFTYTTGKDHWDILLRARAIENQCYVLASAQGGLHQNQRRTWGNTMLIDPWGQVVSALGQGEGLVHGVLSKEQLNAVRSKLPALHHRTM; encoded by the coding sequence ATGTCCGAACTGCGTGTTTGCTCGATTCAGATGGTGTCTACGCCCGTGCTCGCAGAAAATCTCGATCGGGCAGCGTATTGGGTTGCCGAGGCTGCTGCTACTGGTGCCAAGCTTGTTCTGCTACCAGAATACTTTTGCTTGATGGGTTTGGCCGATACCGACAAGGTTAAGGCGAGAGAGAAACTAGGTCACGGCCCAATCCAAGAGCGCTTATCCAGCCTTGCAAAGCAGCATGGGGTTTTTTTGGTTGCGGGCACCATTCCGCTGGAGTGCAGCGATCCAAACAAGGTCCTCAACACCAGCTTAGTATTCAATCCAGATGGCACGCAAATTGCACGCTACGACAAAATTCATTTGTTCGGATTTCAGACAAATGAAGAGCGCTATCAAGAATCAGAAACGATTGCGCCGGGCGATCAACCTGGGAGCGTGTCGATTTCAGTTGATGGTGTGGAGTGGCGCTTTGGTTTGAGTATCTGTTATGACTTGCGTTTTCCCGAACTCTATCGAGCGATTGGATTGGTGGATTGCCACCTGATTCCGGCTGCCTTTACCTACACCACCGGCAAAGACCATTGGGATATCTTATTGCGCGCTAGGGCCATAGAAAACCAATGCTATGTCTTGGCATCCGCCCAAGGGGGACTTCATCAGAATCAGCGCCGCACCTGGGGTAATACCATGTTGATTGACCCGTGGGGCCAGGTTGTTAGCGCCCTAGGTCAAGGTGAGGGCTTGGTACACGGCGTTCTCAGCAAAGAACAGTTAAACGCGGTACGCTCTAAATTACCCGCATTACACCACCGCACAATGTGA
- the tldD gene encoding metalloprotease TldD, giving the protein MPTDWTKPKQQGDLLQIAKSILLEPSGLTESDLHDTFGVMYAHRLDDADVYFQHTRNESWSLEEGIVKSGSFSIDQGVGVRAIYGDKTAFAYSDEINLPALLKSAKATRVIGPSGGKQALARTTSTPVANTLYSGLNPLDSLSPTEKIALLEAIERRAKARDPRIIQVMASLAGEFDVVLVMRANGLLAADIRPLVRVSVHVIAEQNGRRESGSAGGGARHDYGYFTTDLVNHWVDEAVDSALLNLESRPAPAGPMTVVMGPGWPGVLLHEAIGHGLEGDFNRKGSSAFAGRIGQRVAAKGVTVVDDGTLSGRRGSLNIDDEGTPTQCTTLIEDGILKGYIQDTLNARLMKMPQTGNGRRESFASLPMPRMTNTYMLAGKEDPQEIVASIKRGLYAVNFGGGQVDITSGKFVFSASQAYWVENGKIQYPVKGATIIGNGPESLKQVSMIGNDLKLDSGVGVCGKEGQSVPVGVGQPTLRIDGMTVGGTA; this is encoded by the coding sequence ATGCCGACCGATTGGACTAAGCCTAAACAACAGGGTGACTTACTGCAAATAGCAAAGTCAATATTACTTGAGCCCAGCGGCCTTACCGAATCCGATTTGCATGACACCTTTGGGGTGATGTACGCCCATCGCCTAGATGATGCCGATGTTTACTTTCAGCACACACGCAATGAAAGCTGGAGTCTGGAAGAAGGCATCGTCAAGTCGGGAAGCTTTAGCATTGACCAGGGCGTTGGCGTGCGCGCAATTTATGGCGACAAAACTGCGTTTGCGTATTCGGATGAAATCAATCTACCCGCCCTACTCAAGTCCGCTAAAGCGACTCGCGTGATTGGCCCATCGGGTGGCAAGCAGGCTCTTGCGAGAACTACATCGACACCCGTCGCCAATACCTTGTACTCCGGCTTAAATCCATTGGACTCTTTAAGTCCAACGGAGAAGATCGCTTTGTTGGAAGCAATTGAGCGGCGCGCTAAAGCGCGGGACCCCCGAATCATTCAGGTGATGGCCAGCTTAGCTGGGGAATTTGACGTCGTGCTGGTAATGCGCGCCAATGGCTTGCTTGCGGCCGACATCAGGCCACTCGTCCGCGTTTCCGTTCATGTGATTGCGGAACAAAATGGGCGTCGCGAATCTGGCTCAGCTGGTGGCGGCGCTCGCCATGATTACGGGTACTTCACAACCGACCTGGTGAATCATTGGGTAGATGAGGCTGTGGATAGCGCACTCCTCAATTTAGAGTCGCGTCCTGCTCCTGCCGGACCGATGACCGTTGTCATGGGTCCAGGATGGCCGGGCGTACTGCTCCACGAAGCCATCGGCCATGGTCTGGAAGGTGACTTTAATCGCAAAGGATCCTCTGCCTTTGCTGGCCGTATCGGCCAACGGGTTGCCGCCAAGGGAGTGACGGTGGTCGACGACGGCACCCTGAGCGGGCGACGTGGCTCACTGAATATCGACGACGAAGGCACGCCAACCCAATGCACCACCTTGATTGAGGATGGCATTCTGAAAGGCTATATTCAAGATACCTTGAATGCCCGACTCATGAAAATGCCCCAGACCGGCAATGGTCGGCGCGAGAGTTTTGCTTCCTTACCCATGCCACGCATGACCAATACCTACATGCTGGCTGGTAAAGAAGATCCCCAAGAAATTGTCGCCAGCATCAAACGCGGCCTGTATGCAGTGAACTTTGGCGGTGGGCAAGTGGATATTACGAGTGGGAAGTTTGTCTTTTCTGCATCCCAGGCCTACTGGGTCGAAAACGGCAAAATTCAATATCCCGTGAAAGGTGCCACCATTATTGGCAACGGCCCAGAGTCCTTAAAACAGGTCTCGATGATTGGCAACGACCTCAAACTGGACAGTGGAGTGGGCGTTTGCGGCAAGGAGGGCCAGAGCGTGCCAGTAGGCGTAGGTCAGCCAACTCTCAGGATCGATGGCATGACAGTAGGGGGCACGGCCTAA
- a CDS encoding 3-deoxy-7-phosphoheptulonate synthase encodes MSTRTNITPENWYASVDKTSDTDDQRIHNITVLPPPEHLIRFFPIAGTAIEKLISQTRSKIRNLIHGKDDRLLVIIGPCSIHDPRAALEYCQRLLAERKRFSGELEIVMRVYFEKPRTTVGWKGLINDPYLDESFRIEEGLRIARQVLMEINRMGMPAGSEFLDVISPQYIADLISWGAIGARTTESQVHRELASGLSAPIGFKNGTDGNIRIATDAIQAARREHHFLSVHKNGQVAIVETNGNKDCHVILRGGKEPNYEAKFVTAACQELEAAKLPASLMVDLSHANSSKQHERQITVADDIAKQIESGSRHIFGVMIESHLNGGAQKFTPGKDDASALEYGKSITDACINWDDSVKVLERLAQAVKKRRRG; translated from the coding sequence ATGAGCACTCGAACCAACATCACCCCCGAAAACTGGTATGCCAGCGTGGATAAAACCTCGGATACCGACGACCAGCGCATTCACAACATTACGGTACTGCCACCGCCAGAGCACCTGATTCGTTTTTTCCCAATTGCTGGAACAGCGATTGAAAAATTAATCAGCCAAACGCGCAGCAAGATTCGTAATCTGATTCATGGCAAAGATGACCGACTTTTAGTCATTATAGGTCCCTGCTCCATTCATGATCCCAGAGCTGCGCTCGAGTATTGCCAACGCCTCTTGGCTGAACGCAAGCGCTTTTCGGGTGAGCTGGAAATCGTCATGCGGGTCTATTTTGAAAAACCCCGCACTACCGTTGGTTGGAAGGGTTTGATTAACGACCCGTATCTCGATGAGAGTTTCCGCATCGAAGAAGGTCTCCGAATTGCGCGTCAGGTGCTGATGGAAATTAACCGCATGGGCATGCCTGCCGGTAGCGAATTTTTGGATGTGATTTCACCGCAATACATTGCTGATTTAATCTCCTGGGGAGCCATTGGCGCCCGCACTACCGAGAGTCAAGTGCACCGCGAACTCGCCTCTGGCCTGTCAGCACCGATTGGATTTAAAAACGGTACGGACGGCAACATCCGTATTGCCACCGACGCCATCCAGGCAGCGCGCAGAGAACATCACTTTTTATCGGTGCACAAAAATGGTCAAGTTGCCATCGTTGAAACCAACGGCAACAAAGACTGCCACGTTATTCTGCGCGGCGGCAAAGAACCAAACTACGAAGCAAAATTTGTCACCGCAGCGTGTCAGGAGCTCGAGGCCGCTAAATTACCAGCCAGCCTCATGGTGGACTTATCACATGCTAACTCCAGCAAACAACATGAGCGTCAAATCACGGTGGCTGATGACATTGCAAAACAAATTGAATCTGGCTCACGCCACATCTTTGGCGTGATGATCGAAAGTCACCTCAACGGTGGCGCCCAAAAATTCACCCCAGGCAAAGATGATGCTAGTGCCCTCGAATACGGCAAGAGCATTACCGATGCGTGCATTAATTGGGATGACTCAGTCAAGGTCTTAGAGCGCCTAGCGCAAGCCGTTAAGAAGCGTCGGCGCGGTTAA